DNA from Actinomycetota bacterium:
CCCGCGTGCAGGAACCCGAACACGAGGCTCGACACGACCAGCGCCGCGCCCGATCCCCACCGTCGCTCGACCGCGCGGAACATCACCCCGCGCGCCACCACCTCCTCCTGGACGGAGACGAGGGCGAAGAACACGATCGAGGCGGCCAGGGTCCACGGCTCGACGTCGGTGCGCAGGACCCGGTACCACCCGGCGGCCACATGGACGGCGACGACGAGGCCCATGAGCGCCGCGCCCAGCGCGAAGCCGGCGGCCGTCTCGCGGACGGCGCCGGCGCGACCCAGCCCCACGTCGGCCGGGACCCGGCCCCTACGAGCGGCGAAGCTCAGGTAGGCCAGTACGACCGCGGTGGTCGCGACCGCGTACCCGGGGAGAAGCCCGCCCAACGTCCCCGCCCCGTAGACGAGCGCGAGGGCGGCCACGAC
Protein-coding regions in this window:
- a CDS encoding type II CAAX endopeptidase family protein, whose protein sequence is MDLVRLHARWAGLPRAWLPVKVVAALALVYGAGTLGGLLPGYAVATTAVVLAYLSFAARRGRVPADVGLGRAGAVRETAAGFALGAALMGLVVAVHVAAGWYRVLRTDVEPWTLAASIVFFALVSVQEEVVARGVMFRAVERRWGSGAALVVSSLVFGFLHAGNPSATWWSSVAIAVEAGILLGGAYMVTRSLWLPIGIHWSWNLVQGPVAGLPVSGQRTRSLLVAEVDGPQLWTGGAFGPEAGLVAFAIGTAVGLAL